The Balaenoptera acutorostrata chromosome 15, mBalAcu1.1, whole genome shotgun sequence genome contains a region encoding:
- the TRIB3 gene encoding tribbles homolog 3 — protein MRATSLAVPEGAPSRKKRLELDDDLDTECPTQKHARCGPQPRLPSCQLPLSPPPAPVHTPAVTAASRLGPYVLLEPEEGSRTYRTLHCPTGTEYICKVYPACEALAVLEPYSRLPHHGHVARPVEVLTGTRHLYAFFPRPHGDMHSLVRRRRRLLEPEAAALFRQMAATLAHCHQHGLVLRDLKLQRFVFTDPERTKLVLENLEDACVLTGPDDSLWDKHACPAYVGPEILSSRPSYSGKAADVWSLGVALFTMLAGHYPFQDSEPALLFGKIRRGAFALPEGLSAPARCLVRCLLRREPAERLTASGILLHPWLRENVIPTPTSRSSLCEADQVVPEGLGLEEAEEEGERDVGLYG, from the exons ATGCGAGCCACctctctggctgttcctgaggGTGCCCCCTCCAGGAAGAAGCGGTTGGAGTTGGATGATGACCTAGACACTGAGTGTCCCACCCAGAAACATGCTCGATGTGGGCCCCAGCCCAGGCTGCCCTCCTGCCAACTGCCCCTGAGCCCACCCCCTGCTCCAGTTCACACCCCTGCTGTGACCGCTGCCTCCAGGCTTGGGCCCTATGTTCTCCTGGAGCCTGAGGAGGGCAGCCGGACCTACCGCACCCTGCACTGCCCCACAGGCACGGAGTACATCTGCAAG GTGTACCCAGCCTGCGAGGCCCTGGCGGTGCTGGAGCCCTACTCACGGCTGCCCCACCACGGCCATGTGGCCCGGCCGGTGGAGGTCCTGACAGGCACGCGGCACCTCTATGCCTTCTTCCCGCGGCCGCATGGGGACATGCACAGCCTGGTGCGCCGCCGGCGGCGCCTCCTGGAGCCCGAGGCCGCCGCGCTCTTCCGCCAGATGGCCGCCACCCTGGCGCACTGCCACCAGCACGGGCTGGTCCTGCGCGACCTCAAGCTGCAGCGCTTCGTCTTTACTGACCCGGAGAG GACAAAACTGGTGCTGGAGAACCTGGAGGACGCCTGCGTGCTGACCGGGCCTGACGACTCCTTGTGGGACAAGCACGCATGCCCAGCCTATGTGGGCCCCGAGATCCTCAGTTCCCGGCCATCCTACTCCGGCAAGGCAGCAGACGTCTGGAGCCTGGGTGTGGCACTCTTCACCATGCTGGCTGGCCACTACCCCTTCCAGGACTCAGAGCCTGCCCTGCTCTTTGGCAAGATCCGCCGTGGGGCCTTCGCCCTGCCCGAGGGCCTCTCGGCCCCGGCCCGCTGCCTGGTCCGCTGCCTCCTCCGAAGGGAGCCAGCTGAGCGGCTCACGGCCTCAGGCATCCTGCTGCACCCTTGGCTGCGGGAGAATGTGATCCCTACACCCACCTCGCGATCCAGCCTCTGCGAGGCTGACCAGGTGGTCCCAgaagggctggggctggaggaggcggaggaggagggagagagagatgtgggTCTCTACGGCTAA